DNA sequence from the Glycine soja cultivar W05 chromosome 18, ASM419377v2, whole genome shotgun sequence genome:
ATGTAATTGCAGCTTGTAGATGGCTGAGAACGTTGGTTATGGTTACGCAACCTGAGGTTTTTACAATTCGTCAAAGCTTCAGGATACAGTAGTCTGTGTTGTGTACTGTATGTTTGTTGTCCGTTAATAATTTGAGCTTGTTATCAAGGCTCACAAATAAATTACCTTGTAACGTacaattttattctctatcaaataaATTCacgttttcttaaaatatatctttttggTTGTTtcgaatttaattttatttggatgGATTGGTGTATCTTAGAGAATATGAGTGTGTTTGAGTAAACTATggaaaatcttaaaatttaatttgtttgcaAATGAATCTCAACCCTATGTTTGAGTAAACATTGGTCCATTAGATTTGTGCATTAGAACAACTATTATCGTATATTGCACAAGAACTCAAACATGTACTATAAAGGATTCTGTGACAGAATAATTCTGTTATGTATTTCATGATTTACtaagacttaaatatatataagaggGTTATAGTGAAATCTCTTAAGATTGAACTATACAGATTGATTCTCCAAATAAAACTCCTAAGATTACGTCTTGACTAAAAGCAAATTAATTTACATGATCACAGACTAATAATACGggataatataataattgcaCATAATTTCACACTGTTATCTCATCATGATATCATTATCCCCATCAAGTTGGAGCATGTAAATTAGATATCCCCAACTTGCACGACAAAGAGTTGAACTGAGTGGGATCAAGAGCCTTAGTAAAAATATCAGCTAATTGTGCATGTGTAGGAACATAAGTAGGTGCAATATTGCCAGTGAGATACTCGTCACGAATGAAGTGGCAATCCACTGATGGGTCACCCCCTCTATCATCCATTGTCATATCACCACTTTCTTTAGTACCTCCTGTGTGATTCGTTTCTTCTACACCTTCAGTCACACTCACTTCGAACTCCTTCCACTGTTTTGAATGggaaaactccatatgagatGCTATATGAGCAGTAAACTGCATATGAACATTTGAGAATATTTGGCTCCTTATGTTACGCCCATAATCAAAGAAGGAATGGTGATAAATTTGCAAGTAGGAGTAAGAACTGTGTTTTTATTGGCTGCCTATATGGCAAGAAAGGGTGGAAGCTGTTTGActtagaaacaaaagaaatttttgtcTTTCGAGATGTTGAATTCGTTGAGACCAAGTAtcctttttttattgatgttacTACCCAAGAAGATGTTCCTCTTAAAAATTGGAGGTATGAAGAAATTGTTGGTGATGTGACTGATGGTGTAGAAGAAACGGATCACATAAGAGGTACTGAAGAAAGTGGTAATATGGCAATGGATGATAGAGGGGGTAAGCCAAATATGGGGTTCGATGAACAAGGTGTTACTCTCCAAAATATGGACACACAAGATATAATGCTTCCATCTATATCACCAACCGAACCATTATTTGGTAGAGGACACAGAACCAAACAACCTTCTACTCGATTGCAAGATTATGTGACAAATACCATCAAAAGATTGAGCCCATCCAACTGTTCACCTTCTCCAAAGGCAGACTCGGGTGCGCCCTATCCCATAACTGATTATGTGAATTATGACCATTTTTCTCTTGCACATCGTGCTTTTCTTGCATCCATTTCACAGGAAAAGGAGCCTGTCACTTATACTAACGCGGTGAAAGACAATCGATGGAGAAATGTAATAAAAAGTGAGATACATGCCCTTGAAACCAATGAAGCTTGGACAGTCACACAATTACCTTCAGGAAAGAAAGCACTTGGCTGCAAGTGGGTgtacaaaataaagaataaagctGATGGAAGTGTAGAATGGTTCAAAGCAAGGTTAGTAATTCTTTGCAATCATCAAAAGGAGGggatcgattacacagactttTTCACCGTTGTAAAAATGATAACAGTCCGCACAGTGTTAGCCGTAACAGCCACACGAGCTTGGGAATTACATTAGATGGATGTACACAATGCATTTTCACACGGAGACCTTAAGGAGGTTTtgtacatgaagctgcctcctGGCTTTCTTCCTCAGCAATATGGCATGGTGTATAAAATCAACAAGTCCTTATATGGACTCAAACAGATGTCTCATTGTTGGTTTGCCAAGCTATCCGCTGCACTTAAACACTACGGATTTCGGCATTCTCTATCTAATTATTCTCTTTTCGTCTTGCAAAGACCAAGGGTACATATTGTAGTGTTAGTGTATGTTGATGACCTAATCATTTCAGGAGATAATCATGAAGCTATCATCAAATGTAAAGCCTATTTACACAATTGCTTTCACATGAAAGACTTGGGGATCCTCAAATATTTCTTGGGTGTTGAAGTGGTGCAATCTTCCGCGGGTATCTTTCTTTGTCAACGCAAATATGCTTTGGAAATTATAGCCGAAACTGGACTTCTGGGAGCTGAGCCATCAAATGTGCCAATTGAACATAATCATCGTCTAGCACTTGCAGTAGACTTGTTTTTTCCTCATCCTGATCAGCATAGGCGGTTAGTAGGTCGTCTCATTTACCTATGTTTTATGAGACCCGAGCTTTCATACTGTGTGCATGTGTTGTCTCAATTTATGCAAGCACCTAAAGAGACCCATTGGGAGGCTGCTCTCTGTGTTGTTCAATACCTGAAAGGGAATCCAGGACAGGGTGTTTTGTTGCGTAAGGATTTTGACTTGCAACTATCTAGTTTGTGTGACTCTGATTGGGTTAGATGTCCTTTAACTCATAAGTCCCTTACCGGATGATTTGTTCTACTTGGATCTTCTCCAATTTCATGGAAAACTAAGAAACAACAAACAGTATCTCACTCCTCCACTGAGGCTGAGTATCGATCCATGACAGCTGTAACAGGAGAATTGAAACAGTTAAAAGGTCTTCTCCATAGTCTTGGTATCTCTCATTCTCAGACTATGCGACTTCATTGTGATAGTCAAGCAGTGCTTCATATTGTCAAGAACCCTGTTTTTCATGAGCACACCAAGCACATTCAAGTAGATTGCCACTTCATTCGTGATGAGTATCTCACTGACAATATTGCACCTACTTATGTTTCTACACATGCACGATTAGCTGATATTTTTACTAAGGCTCTTGGTCCCACTCAATTCACCTCTCTGTTGTGCAAGTTAGAGATATGTAATTTAGATGCTCAACTTGAGAAGGGTAATGATATCATGATGAGATATTAGGAGATAACAGAATCGGTGTGAAATTATGtgcaattattatattatccGGTATTATTAGTCTGTAATCatgtaaattaatttgtttttagccAAGACGTAATCTTAGGAGTTTTATTTGGAGAATCAATCTGTATAGTTCAATCTTAAGAGATTTTACTATAACCCtattgtatatatttatgtCTTAGCAAATCATGAAATACATAACAGAATTATTCTATCACAGAATCCTTTATAGTACATGTTTGAGTTCTTGCGCAATATACGATAATAGTTGTTCTAATGCACAAATCTAATGGACCAATGTTTACTCAAACATAGGGTTGAGATTCATTtgcaaacaaattaatttttaagattttccaTAGTTTACTCAAACACACTCATATTCTCTACGATACACCAACCcatccaaataaaattaaatttgaaacaacCAAAAAGATACATTTTAAGAAAAGGTGAATTTATTTGAGAGAGAATAAAATTGTACATTACAAGGTAATTTATTCGTGAGCCTTGATAACAAGctcaaattattaacaaaacatACAATACACAACACACACTATTGTATCCTGAAGCTTTGACGAATTGTGAAAACCTCAGGTTGCGTAACCATAACCAACGTTCCCAGCCATCTACAAGCTGCAACTACATTAGAGAAAACAATGAATCAACATATGCTACTTTATAACAGCCAAAAATGTGATTAGTATAtacatgtttaatttaattatttcagtatagaaatataacaatttatcagcTTCTGGATAaagtttttgaaatataaataattattcttgaTAGATATGCTCATATATATACCTGAAAAATATGTTGGCATTTATGATAGGTAGGAAAGTTGTGGTCTATGGCTTGTTGGCGAAATGGCAACGATGGGGAATAGTGATTGCGACTCTGGGATCAACACCAACTCTCTTGAAAGCATCAGAGGAGAAAACAGCATAGAGGCAAGGGATGCTTACTTCTACAAGGTCATTGCAGCACTGTGAAGAAACAGGAGCCCACGCATCTCGTGCAGCCTTTTCGCAGTGACGCAGTTTATGCGTCAAAATTCTAAGTGTGCTAAACTTGCCGCATGGGCCATTTTTCTCGTTTTCATGTTCAGGATAACCGTTGTCGTATTCAGCAACGGCCACACTGACCAAAACCAGCAGGAACAACCCAACAAACTTGCCCATCTTAACTAAATGAATTTGATTGATGATTTACTCTTTTTAAGTAGCTAGCTAGTTTCAAGCTTCGAATGCAACTCACAAATTTAAATTGGCTAGCActatggtctatatatatattgccagGATTAGCTAGCTAGCCAAATAAATAACTGTGTACCAAATTAAACCTGGTTCGCAAGCTAGCATCTGGATTTTGCATTCTTTAGTTTCATGGGAGAAAAGATCGAAGCTAGAGCTGCATGCATGCCCGCAGATTCTTACTAAGAGAAGAAGCACGCGATGATCTACCTACCTTGATGCGTAGTTGGTATTACAAATTCTTACAgatttaaataatagaaaaacaaatacTGTACTTTTGTACTTTTTTCAACGatgttattattttctaatgataatattaatacgAAATAGTTCTCGGTAGAAAacagtaattaatttttattagagatcataaataaatataaaatagattttttttctcaatataatGCATTTCATGTTTAAGGATTAATCAAGATTTCAATTCAAGATTTCAATTCTAAATTACTTGATTAAAACATACCAATTATTACTAGTATTTGTGTAAACAATTACTATAAAAGATACTATTTTGTTACAAGCCATGCTGTACTTATAAACGGTCCATGGTTTATTAATAAGATAAATGAAGGTGACTTGGAGAGGTTGTCACATGCAGAAGTCAAACTAGTGATGGAAACTGAAAGTTAATCTCAAATGTGTTAGTTTAAGGAGGATGCTTATAATAAgagaatttatcataaatttaattctgagatttattgaaataaattaataacaaattatacGAAAGTCatcaagaaaaatgttttactgtactaatttaaatgataaaaaataacacaaaatcTCGTGTAGCTGATGCAAAACAACGTTAATTTGTATTCTGTCTAACATTCTTAATTAACAAAATCTTGAATTCTTCAAAGGAAATTGCTAAATTAATTGGCCCCGGTATCATTAAACTGAAATGTTaatccattttaaaatttacccAAAATACAAAAGTATAGTTTTGTTCCTAATGCtccattacaattaaaaatggaaaaaaaaaagagaagaaagaaatggaaaagatacaagtaaaagaaaaatagagtaaaaaaatataatgtttgaATAGAGATAAATAAGGAAGGACGAAGTGAACAAAATTCTCTCCTCTTATTTCAATATgtagatatataaataaataaattatactaaaatcatttttatattgattaaaattaaatttaaattcaaatttttgttactccatagtttttttttcttcatataaattatttttatttatttttaatcttctaGAGAGTTGTTTGatgttctaaaaaaataaaaagaattcacTTTTCTCCTCCATTCACTCAAATTTGGGGAAAACTTGTTCAGGTCCACAAATAAtatatctccttattttgtttctcttaaataaatattaaaaatttggggaaacatgtttaggttcaccaaaaaaatataaacaggCTAGTTCATGGTTAGGTCTCTAAGAAGGAAGCAACAACGAAAGGTAAATAACAGAGTAAGGACTAGCGtgtaaaagtgaaaattaagatttaagattaaggagtttgaattttatatttgtattttgtaaaGTTAAGAGGACTTACAACAAAAAGTAATTCTATCCCCCACAGGTTTCTTCCCTTCTATTTCACCACCTACCTTCTTCTTATGAACACCCAGTTCAATCCCTATTTTGCAAGTACTAAGAACTGCTTGCTAGGTTTGTGCGGTGCCATGGAAACTCTTCATCCACCATCTCCCCCCTCACACCCGAAACTGGAAACAAATATCCATGTAGAAGTCACAGATTTTAGCGGAGGAGCGTGCGTTGATGAAGGTGATGACTCCCTGCGAGATTCTCCATGGCCCAAGCCACAATCCTCCATCACGATTATACCCACCACGACGATCACCGAAACCATAGAGAGCCTTGACCTGCCTTTTGCGAGCATCAACAACATCCATAGTGGTAACCATCTTTATCCTAGCATGTGCTCGGTGAAGGTAACAACATTGCGAACAACATTCTCTAGAAAGTTATTATGGACTCTGCGTGTTTTTTCTTAGAAGATGCCACTGATTCTCTTGATGCCGGGTTTCGTGATGCCCTGCAAGTTGTCGCGCAACACTATCATGTGTCCCTTGACTCCTCCCTTTCCCAAACCCTTGCCTCACTTCCACAACCACCATATACACCACTGTCACCCTTAGCACCATATCCACCGCCACCGTGGTTGTATCCATTGAAGCCAcaacctccaccaccaccacgacTGACGCAAGTCTGCGCTTCATTGACAATGGTGTTCGGTTGTCAAGGTCTTAGCCGTGTAGTTCGTCGTTCACAACTCTCACTCCCTCTTGttgctttttcttctttttaccaTGCAGCAACAACATCATCTCTTCAATTTGGTGAGTTCCATTCGTGGCCTGCACCCATTGGAACAGAAGTTAGAGTTGCTAGTGCTTCCAAGAGCCACAGCCAAGCAAAGAAAAGGCACAGGGATAGGATCAATGCTTTGCGACGCAGGTCACCACCCAATCCTCTCGCCTTTCACGACGTTGATAACCCTTGAGGGTTGTCATTGTCAGGGCCCAAACCAACCCACAAACAAAGCAACTTCACTCATGTTATTCTCGAATATTTTGCACCAGTTGGCCAATGAATGGCAACAACAACCATGACTTGTACTTCATTATAAATACAACAAATTAAATCATGAATAAAACAACatagaaaaattatgaaataccTGTTAGTGTAGTTAGCATAACATAATTTAGTCCTATTCGTAATAGAGTGTGATTCAATTGTGAGGACCGAGGAACACAAGAAGCAACAAGGAGAGGTGACTACAAAGGGAGAACTAACAtgtaaaagtgaaaattaagattaaagatGAAGGAgcttgaattttatatttacattttgtaaagttatttagttatatatatatatatatatatatatatatatatatataattattaaaacagATAAAGCAATggataatttgtttcatggggTGTGGGCTTTGTCATTTACAATTAGGGTCCGATAATAATTAAGGGcagatatttattttaagtatatatgcAAAGTAACTTAGTAAGTTGAGGCGACTGttacccatatatatatatatatatatatatatatatatatatagtttctcCCCTCTTCGAACTAGATGATGTGTCGTATAACAattgttgtttttcttgttttctaaatatacaacaataaaaCCTTATTCTTGACGAAAAACAAAGAAGGGTGTTGGTATTAAAAGGTCAAGCATTCAAATTTCGTCtatatttttatgcatttaaattcatacaattaaatatttttcttgatttattGTGACCTTCGtataatttgttataaatttatttaaataaatctcagaattaaatttataaataatgaaattctCTTATGAAAAACATCCTCCTTAAACAAACAAGCACATTTGAGATAAACTTTTTAGTTTTCAAGACTAGTTTGACTTCTGTGACAACCTCCGAGCCACcttcattatttatattattaataaaccaTGGACCGTCTAAGTATAGCATGACGTTTCACAAAATAGCATCGttgaaaaagtatttatttttcgattctttatatatatataagagaaagCCTCCATAAAAAGGACATACAGGCTGTTGAGTAAGATATTATAATACCAACTACGTACCAAGGCTGTGCAGTGCTTCCCGATTCAAAATATTCTAAGGTCTGCTTTCTTCTCTACGGTAAGAATCTGCGGGCATGAAGCTGTAACCCTAACTTCTCCCATCAATTTAAAGAATGCCAAATCCAGATGCTTGTGAACAAGGTTTTGTGCATAGTTTACTAGTTTATCTTGCTAATCTAGCAGTATATATAGAGCATGGTGCAAGGCAATTTTTGTGAGTTGTATTTCAAGCTTGAAGCTACTTAAAAAGAGTAAATCATCAATCAAATTCATTTAGTTAAGATGAGCAAGTTCGTTGGTGTGTTCCTGCTGCTTTTGATCACTGTGACCGTTGCTGAATACGACCACGGTTATCCTGAACATGAAAACGAGAAAAATGGTCCATGCGGCAAGTTTAGCACACTTAGAATTTTGACGCATAAACTGCGTCACTGCGAAAAGGCTGCACGAAATGCATGGGCTCCTGTTTCTTCACAGTGCTGCAATGACCTTGTAGAAGTAAGCATCCCTTGCCTCTATGCTGTTTTCTCCTCCGATGCTTTCAAGAGAGTTGGTGTTGATCCCAGAGTCGCAATCACCATTCCCCATCGTTGCCATTTCTCCAACAAGCCATAGACCACAACTTACCTACCTATCATAAATGCCAACATATTTTTCAGGTATATATATGAGCATATCTAtcaagaataattatttatatttcaaaaacttTATCTAGAAgctgataaattgttatattactATACtgaactaattaaattaaacatgtaTATACTCATCACATTTTTGGCTGGTATAAATTATACCATGTGCTCATTGTTTTCTCTAATGTAATTGCAGCTTGTAGATGGCTGAGAACGTTGGCTATGGTTACGCAACCTGAGGTTTTTACAATTCGTCAAAGCTTCAGGATACAGTAATCTGTGTTGTGTATTGTATGTTTGTTGTCCGTTAATAATTTGAGCTTGTTATCAAGGCTCACAAATAAATTACCTTGTAATGTacaattttattctctatcaaataaATTCACGTTTTcgtaaaatatatctttttggTTGTTtcgaatttaattttatttggatgGATTGGTGTATCTTAGAGAATATGAGTGTGTGAGTAAACTATggaaaatcttaaaatttaatttgtttgcaAATGAATCTCGACCCTATGTTTGTGTAAACATTGGTCCGTTAGATGTGTGCATTAGAAGAACTATTATCGTATATTCTACAACAACTCAAACATGTATTACATTCATTTTCCACAACAACTCAAACATATATGCACTACATTGTTGGTTTGCGACTGTGCTGAGGACTTTCTGCATTGAACTATTCACCATATAGTTTCCTCGGCCTAGCTGCATAATCTTGTGCATATTATCATTCAGTGTatagataatttttagttttactatTATTTGGTGGACTCTGCAATGTTACATGAGGTGCTAACTCTTATTTCCTTACGGATAATGCTTTTATAATAGtaatatttaatacatttataATTGTGCAATGTGAAGaagtaattttttcattaatgttgagattaattatttaaattactaaAATGATCGAGTTACTCATTATTCATCCCGAGGCATTAGGCATTTCATCAGCTCAACCTTGTTTCAAGTTTTTGATTAATTTCCTAGAGATAAACATAAAGTTTAAGcagaaaatgatatatataagaGGATTCGCTTTTTCTAAGACAAAGCCGAAACTAGTTTTAATTACGGCATGGAGAAAATATGAAAGAAGATAACAAAATAGTCTTCCATAAGTAGTCTGAATTTTCACAAgctatggaagaaaaaaaattactattataaAAGCATTATCCGTAAGGAAATAAGAGTTAGCACCTCATTTAAGTCCTCAGTTAAAATCAGTTTGCATAGGTTGCATTTAAATGAGCTTTATATATTCAACAATAAACACGCCAGTTGATGGACACTGGCCcgcattttagttttttttctttttcatattaaaattttgactTTTAATGAGTTGGTCCAAATAGTTTTTGTGAATTGGCTCAAGAAACACCAGCGTAGCAAACCGATGCTTGTAACGGGGAAGGGTCTTAGTGATCAAGTATACAATTGCCCTTGAGTCTGAGTTACAAATCATAGCCAAGGTTCAAAGACATCTTCATATGATTGATGCCAAGACACCCACCCACACATACTTGTATTGATTTCCCACCCTTATAAGTGCAATAACAGTGGCCTCTAAATATCCACCAACTTCCTTCAACTTTCCGGCCGAGGTGATATAAGGATGTTGGGTGGTGAAagataaaaaggaagagaaggaaagATCACATAATTTGATCCCTCctactaacaaactaacaatcaatatttatcgataaaaaaaatcttaaacttTCCCGTAATTTATTATCTAGAAAAATCATGTTATGCATACACGGTTATAGAATTCtctttaacatttttctttttgtagtaTTATGTCACAGAGAAATTTGTAGCAACCTTTAACACGTGCTCTGCTATTGTCGCTAACGCAAGTGATCAAGAGCGTGGTCAAAAGGTCAAGGAAACTGTACGAcaaaccaattcaattaaatgtgAATGATGAACAAGATCAGATATAGTTAATTTTATGCAGCTAGGCCAAGAACCCATATCGCGAACATctatacatataaattattgtCATAAAACAACCAAAAGGATATTATTCAGGAAGACATAGAAGTTATTTGATAGATAATAATAAAGTTGTTACAATATTAATTGTAACTTATTTATGATCCTTTATAGTTAAGGAGCTCAAATTATTAACTGACAACATACAATACACAACACACACTACTGTATCCTGAAGCTTTGACGAATTGTAAAAACCTCAGGTTGCGTAACCATAACCAACGTTCCCAGCCATCTACAAGCTGCAATTACATTAGAGAAAACAATGAATCAGCATATGCTACTTTATAACAGCCAAAAATGTGATGAGTATAtacatgtttaatttaattagttcagtatagaaatataacaatttagCAGCTTCTGGATAaagtttttgaaatataaataattattcttgaTAGATATGCTCATATATATACCTGAAAAATATGTTGGCATTTATGATAGGTAGGTAAGTTGTGATCTATGGCTTGTTGGAGAAATGGCAACGATGGGGAATGGTGATTGCGACTCTGGGATCAACACCAACTCTCTTGAAAGCATCGGAGGAGAAAACAGCATAGAGGCAAGGGATGCTTACTTCTACAAGGTCATTGCAGCACTGTGAAGAAACAGGAGCCCATGCATTTCGTGCAGCCTTTTCGCAGTGACGCAGTTTATGCGTCAAAATTCTAAGTGTGCTAAACTTGCCGCATGGACCATTTTTCTCGTTTTCATGTTCAGGATAACTGTGGTCGTATTCAGCAACGGTCACAGTGATCAAAAGCAGCAGGAACACACCAACGAACTTGCTCATCTTAACTAAATGAATTTGATTGATGATTTACTCTTTTTAAGTAGCTTCAAGCTTGAAATACAACTCACAAAAATTGCTTTGCACCATGCTCTATATATACTGCTAGATTAGCCAGATAAACTAGTAAACTATGCACAAAACCTTGTTCACAAGCATCTGGATTTGCATTCTTTAATTTGATGGGAGAAGGTAGGGTTACAGTTTCATGCCCGCAGATTCTTACCGTAGAGAAGAAAGCAGGCCTGAGAATATTTTGAATCAGGAAGCACTGCACAGCCTTGGTACGTATTTGGTATTACAATATCTTACTCAACAGCTTGTATGTCTTACTTATGGAGGCtttctgttatatatatataaagaatcgaaaaataaatactttttcaaCGATGCTATTTTGTGAAACGTCATGCTATACTTAGACGGTCCAtggtttattaataatataaataatgaagGTGGCTCGGAGGTTGTCACAGAAGTCAAACTAGTCTTGAAAACTGAAAGTTTATCTCAAATGTGCTTGTTTGTTTAAGGAGGATGTTTTTCATAAGagaatttcattatttataaatttaattctgagatttatttaaataaatttataacaaattataCGAAGGTCACaataaatcaagaaaaatatttaattgtatgaatttaaatgcataaaaatataGACGAAATCTGATTGCTTGACCTTTTAATACCAACACCCTTCTTTGCATGTTTTGCATCAAGAATAAGAATAAGGTTTTATGGCTGTATATTTAGAAAACAAGAATCTAGTGTAGTTTATGCAAACCAACAATTGATATACAACACATCATTTCGAGCAGGGGcgaaactaaatatatatatatatatatatatatatatatatatatatatatatatatatatatatatatatatataggggcAACAGTCTCCTGAACTTACTAAGTTACTTTGCATctatacttaaaataaatatctgTCCTCGATTATTATTGGACCCTAATTGTAAATGACAAAGCCCACACCCCATGGAACAAATTATCCAttgctttatttgttttaataattatatatatatatatatatatatatatatatatatatatatatatatatatatatatatatatatatatatatataaccaaataatttactttttaagtCCCCTTAACtttacaaaatacaaatataaaattcaagctccttaatctttaatcttaattttcacttttacaCGTTAGTCCTTTCTCTGTCAGTCACCTCTCCTTGTTGATTCTTGTGCTCCTCAATCCTCACGATTGAATCAAACTCTATTACGAATAGGATTAAATTATGCTATGCTAACTACACTAGCAGGTATTTCATAATTCTTCTCTGTTGTTGTATTCATGATTTGTGGTATTTATAATGAAGTACAAGTCATGGTTGTTGTTGCCATTCATTGGCCAATTGGTGCAGAATATTCTTGAATAACAGAAAAAAGGATAAGTATCCTGGGTGGTTATACCAAAATGTGGATAAGGTGGTGAGATTGCTTTTCACAATTGACAATCTTACCCTGCATTCCTTTACTCGTAATCTCTGAGGTATGTTGGCTTATTGACTATCCTCATGGGCCTACTATGTGCTGGTATAGTATTTCTATCATTATCCATCGTTGGAAAACCAACCTTTTCCTCAAGGTtggacaattaaaaaaaatagaaatagggGTAGGGTTAAAAAAAGCATGAGTGAAGTTGC
Encoded proteins:
- the LOC114396252 gene encoding uncharacterized protein LOC114396252; the protein is MGKFVGLFLLVLVSVAVAEYDNGYPEHENEKNGPCGKFSTLRILTHKLRHCEKAARDAWAPVSSQCCNDLVEVSIPCLYAVFSSDAFKRVGVDPRVAITIPHRCHFANKP